From the Lactuca sativa cultivar Salinas chromosome 9, Lsat_Salinas_v11, whole genome shotgun sequence genome, the window tatgttgtttccTCAATAGCCAATATTTAGAACGCAATaaaatataaatggggtacataaataactaacacataatacgacataaaaaataaactgggtacatggataactaatacgtaacacatcactaaaataaaaacggggtacataaaaaactaatacataatactacataaaacataaaggtgctacatgaataactactgcattgagggaggtaacaggaccaccgtttcatttggtatttcccaatgCTCATGTGATGGTATAGCattcaccaactcagatccatatgcaagtcgatacacataattagtgaacttgtaatcaaccattctctgaatggactcagatgtacgggttcttagacatgctatagcgtggccacatggtataccgcttttttgccatttaccacaactacatacccttcgttcaagttgtacgttgctggtggcaaaagtgtcatcgacttcaaatgtatccccatacaaacgtcttgcattacaattataagacttgttgagacttttttgaaccttactctcaacgtaaggggtcaacccaccagacaaactccctgtaaaatttgatattttaatgaaaatagtagcacaataaaaaaaacaaaatataacaatctcccttaccagccagttcggcccgttcagcatactttgattgtatcgacgtggtggttaactcaattatcgttgttataggaaactcacgtgaggatataatttgcaaaatttcagggacgtcaatcgatttaacattgtaacgtatttttgggaaaaatgctcttgtccattttgaaatcggtatatcgtcaagccagtaaattggactcataagcaaggtgcagaaaggtggttgcctacatgtactttgcaacctttccaaacacaagtaaaaatcatcaacgctatatgcattgcatgacttccaaaacaacgattcgacttccgtattgttatgtccgacagactcacgtatctttcgagctatatctttaggacaatatccatgataggAATCCGGGTAGGCACTCTCAACACCAAACTCTATGTTATCACACAggttgcttatgaaaccaacctctatgtcctcacctaaacaatcccttaacctcatcatgaaccatctccatgattcttcacactgtaaggttcccaaaccaagtgctaagagtagtggttcatgatttccatctaaagccactgcgaagtacattgttgtcagaaagctcccaagaaggggtaaataacccacatatatcagcggtatcatgcacctaaggaaggtacgaaTCTACATAAAAACGAACACATATTAGTGATAAGTAACAACTAATCGACATACATTACCATGAAATATTgtataactcaataaaagaagtatgttataccacgcaacctaaagccacaaaacaAAATTGAAAGTGGTTGGTATCGGTTTTTGTTAATGgctgtgaaggtattaggatttgttctttgaaggtTATGCAAGAAAATTGGTAGTTGAGAAAAGGTTCTTTTGCTGTAACTACTCATTTTCAATACCGATAATTGTGCTCTACAATGATCACACAAATGcaattataaatagaaaatattgtatctctactgatcaaaattcatagtttaaccttttaaattcatagttgaacattttgaattcatagtcaaaccagttcatttcatagtcaaatttcactgaccgacatgacaatactacggaatgtacttgtctgcatttcatagttgaactttttgaattcatagtcaaatcagttcatttcatagtcaaatttcactgaccgacatgacaatactacagaatgtacttgtctgcatttcatagttgaacttttttaattcatagtcaaactagttcatttcatagtcaaatttcactgaccgacatgacaatactacagaatgtactgcatttcatagttgaactttttgaattcatagtcaaaccagttcatttcatagtcaaaaagaattgtccgtaatatgatttattctataaatgagtgtcactcattatgaaaaaatttaactgagaaagtaactctgatttaaaagaataagaaggctaatggcatactgcaattgcggaggagaacgtatcgttaggatttcgggtacagctaaaaacccaggaagattgttttacgcttgcccgtatttggtatcatgttcttaccgtcattcaaatttaaaccctcgtgtttacatcacacaaatttattttcttactgtgaatattaaatttaacagggaccaaaatgtgggtttatcagttgggttgatgaagagaaggaccaatcttctatggtaatagctaaagtagctaactctaataaactctttcaatcagaaaataagaagttaaagatagcgttggtttgtagttgggtgttgttcttggcagttcttgtttacaagttgtaagcttttcaatattgtttttatggttttgaagttgttaggtcaataaattgttgtatttgtaacgttaaaacaaatgttgtagtcgttcttatgttgtatgtattgataagtaattagtaggtcattaaattgttgtaattgtcgtaacgttatattttttgtcatccgttgagtaaactctaaaaataaactaataatgaaatccaacattaatttgtatatacatttatataagcCAACTACAGAGGAGCAACACTAGACCCCCAAATAATTTTTGCCATCCGGAGACGGAACTCTAAAGCTGCGTTCTTTGGGTCAATAAGAACACGTATTGGTTGACCTGAAACCaattgctccataaacatacaaagaaaaacaccgcaatctcccaaatgactactttgttggggaacgttttcttcataaatgaattgcatattcaatggaatccttgggatgttcctccgggcccaatacttaatcttgtccaaataatttgccacccaacgttcaaatttggaaaagattccttcagattggaatttttcataagcacctctaccaagactgtcataaatatgcacttccattgacgctaatcgtagttccccaaatacccaatgattaggggatgaatgaatcggcaataagacctgtataaggatcagaaaataaaattatgtttatttacatcacaatacaaaaacataacaaaaaaacgatattattttcaatataaactattaagtttaccgtatcaacatcccaccaagcaaccatgaagttggggtacgtagcaataccagccataaacgccctccagtcttgtccttcttccaaagcatgagaaacaaaaaaaatttggaggcattattgtatgtcggtcgctctcaaaccgtctctccatcaaaagtcggtaccaaatggttatatgctGCACACATGATATTTTTGTTAttgaataaaaaacaattaacttttaaaataattaattaacaatttatttaccgctgactccaaccatccgtcgtgtgtatgcctaaacaatgagctccaaaaatctctatctaacacgaaattaaacaaacgatgcTGCACATCGTATGAATGCAATACATAATTTTGGATGACATCCTCACCGCCTGCTACGTAAGGTTGCAGGCGCAACATGGAGAAGTCATGAGCAACACCAAAAACTGGAGGAGGAACGGGGCTTGTTGATTTCATATcaaccttcttttttgttcttcttttttgcttcggtgtcgtgtgcaactaaaaacaatattcaaatgtttaaatctatatctttcagataattcacataaacataaaatcaccagtttataaataaaacgaatacCTCGGTGTAAGGAGGGCACAAATATTGTGATGGTTTTCGACTCCTCGGTTTATCAGGTGTAACttctttgtcatcatcatcatcatgaaaaTAATCTACATTTCCCGTTATTATTAGTTCGTCTTCGTCcggcacatcatcatcaaatttgttccccgcattgtcattcctctcctcctactcctacattaaaaataatactttatacttaataacgaaatacacataatttaataagcaataatatctaaaaaaacaaaatatttatattaatgtaactataataacctctttaacttcactataattgtttacatcaaacacatcatcatcaaatttgttccccgcatactcattcctctcctccaacacctacattaaaaatataactttttacttaataacgaaagacactttattaaaaagtaattattaaaatcgtaaaggtaacatctatagcaaccttgtcgtcttgagtatcaccaaaaacattttgagttgtattgtttttattcatcacttcatcttgcacaacctatattttcaaatataaaatatgaacacaggtattcatatatgttaataaaatttaataaataatatagCGTGTAACTAACCTGTTCATCATAATTTCTTTGTGACACTGTCGTATCATCAAAAAAAATGTCGTTCCAAAATTGGTCATTATTCACTTTTTCAACAAAAACCTCTGTAGGTTGTCGGTTCATAAACACATGCTGCTTCGGTGCATGTAGTCGTTTCAACACCTCGTCTAGCTTGTGTTTCCCACTGCCCCGACCTCTACCATGAGAGCGACCACTggacgacatactagacgaagattcgtcttgtctcctaaaatggtcccgtactggggatggaactgctttcccttcaccatatacatactcttgaaatgacatataataaaaagatgtcatctcaccatcacccggtaacatgttttgtcttggtggtagcccctcctaaaaaattaaacatattaaaaatgcatataaaagtataataatcaactttattaataataaacgaaatatttttaaacctgcatctttgaccaaatcttgttcacgtcaacccatttcgattttttgttccactccatcttttcatccgaggcaagtctttattttttctcgatgcaaatccacatgcacgaacagccggaatcatctcatatatccatatctacaattttttacaattacagtaataaaagttaaaattaaaataaaaaacataacaataaaacaatttaaatataagaaaTTTTTTATACCCTTATTGGAGCCGTAAATTCTGACACGGAatactttaaagtttgaccacgctcaggaagtgataaataattatgtatcttattccatgtatcctcaaggtcaacataagtaaaatccCAGAGATAGCTATCCCAAGCAaagctaacaaaacaaaaaaacaaaattgattattatataaattataactttaataaaatagaacttttaacgtaaagaaaatatacctattccagagatccaaattctcagccaaataaaaccaatcttgtggcacccgatcGTTAACTTCTATgcccaaaaaaccttcacacaaaatgtatatcaaacatactctaactgcatcaaagtcgtcaagtgctaggaatgtttgatttaaaattaaacttttcaggtcgtcgattttcaccgaactattagTATGGTCCGGAAATAGCCTTTCACGCAGTAAACGTCTTTTTTTACTGCTTATTAATTTTTCCGACCCTTTTCtcccaatgttttttggatactccccaaaattgaagccggtaatcaaacaaaactcttccggcccataaaccattttggtattgcctactcgaaaatataaacgttttattccatctagagataaaacagggtccggccggatctgatgaaggaacattttatgaaacaataaagcgtccccttgtaaacgagggacatcAATAAAATAGCCAAAGACGATATCTCTGAAAATAACACGTCAGGCATCATCTAAAATTTCAAATACTTCCCATATGTTACCGCCAGAGCCTTTTAGGTTCGCAAAGGCTTTCGTATTCATTAAACTAAAATGatgctgcaaaaaaaaaaacacaaaaacaaattagataactaaaaaatatatatttttttaaatatatgattacgaactgcaaatacaatttcttaattactaatatatatatttccgataaaaaacaataacatacacatatataaacaattttccaagttatacaacaaatatatttatgatagaaaacaatatcatacataattatataaatattttattaaacatattttcaacttaaacgataAATATAtcaacgacaaattttcaacttaaacaaattttcaacttaaacgacaaatatataaacaatttttatctttctaattaaaactaacattttataaccatataaacaaaaaaatttaaaaataaaacgacaaccaaactagcaattttgcaagttatacgacaactttatacaaattttcaacttacacgacaaatacaaacaatttctaacaatatatatacgacaaattttcaacttatacaaatgttatacttatacgacaaacacaaacaatttctaacaatatatatacgacaaattttcaactaatacaaatgttatacttatacgacaaatatatatacaaacgactattttgcattttatataaacaattatacgataagaatatacaaaatttcaggttatacaacaactaaaaaaacaacaaaaataacacaACAAATAATACAACAAATGATAAAATAAAGAGATTGTTgacattaaaagagttaaaatctaaccatatttgcgggattgttgaAATAAtcttccattttcttcaaaaactagccaaaattccgagagaagcccaaagttagagagaatttttgtgtagagaatggtgaaaaatgaaaaaaaaaaaaaaaaaaaaacgtttttatagTCAAAACGAGGGCATTTCGCAGATGAGGAAgtaatttcgcagatggggcttctcatctgcgaaagtacaagtacctaaagcacaactatgctttaggtacttgtactttcgcagatgagaagcccatttcgcagatgggaccttctcatctgcgaaatgggtggccatttttgtaattttgattttttttttgctatttttgtaatgcaattagtatAAATGGCTATTTTTATCATTTTCTCTATCTTTATTCTATCAGGATTATATTATTAGAAACCAAACATGGCATATAATAATTATTCCTATAAAATTGTTACATACAATACAAAACTAAGTGTTATGTATTAAGTATTAACTATATTTTGACTTTTCATTATTGAGAAAAAAACGACGTCTTAAAATGCTATTAATGATCAATTTCTTCAAagtcatttatatttatttgtgttttaattatattttgaatatatattttttaatatatgacGTCTTAAAATGGTATTAATGATCAATTTGTTCAAAAAGTCGTTTAGTATATTGCAGTGGATTCAACTCTGGTAAACTTGTTTCTCATCCAATGCGCATCCAACAAATGAAGTTTTGTTTATCGGATTTTATGcggaaaaatcatattattttataaaatttatataatttgttagggtaaattacaccatcCGTCCCTCGTGCATATGCACAAAAgcatgtttagtccctattttggAAAATTAACTCGGACTGTCCTTATGTTTGTTTTTTCTTGCACGTTTAGTCCCTCTGGACATAAAAAGACTAATTTGCCCTTGATAAtttcttttttagttttcttttgtttatttatcttattttaatttaaaaaaaaagaaaaaaaaatatatctccATCAAACACACCACCCCTCCTGCCTCCCGTTTCCCCATGTCCCTTCTACCCATTAGTcttcatctttcttatctttttctTTGGATCTGTTGGATCTAGATCACCGGAGCCACCATTGATGGAGCAAAAAGGAAGCACCAGGATGTTGGTTCAATACACAAATAGCAACCAGACGTTGTTGTCCTTATGGCCCTAGTACACCGATTCTGTCGTTGGGTTTATAGGAGGAGATGGTGACTTGAAAGTTGGGGAAggagggagggggggggggggggagggaggaTATGGGTGGATTCATTAGAGGAGTAGATGGTGGCGTCTTGGAGCTGCTGAATCTACATGGTGGGTCGTTTCTATTTTTGGTAGGCGGAAGAGTTGATGGTGGCATTTTTGGAGCTGTTGAATCTAGGTCGTCGGATCTACCATCGTCGGAGCAAAATGGAAGAACAAAAGTGCTATTTTCTGCCTCAATCTCTGTTCGAAACCCTTGCTCCACCTCTATTTCTTTAAAATCAGGCAAACCCTCTTTTTCACCCCCTCTTTCTTTGCATCGATATAACAACCACCATCGTGAGTGATACAAGCACCGTCACTGACGTCTTTTCATGCTAACGAATCCCCCGAAGAACATAGTTATGCTTCCTTCGTGGCGCCTCCAGTCCAGTGGTGCTCTTGGTGACACCGGGAGATCTTAGAAATGAGATGATGAAGGTGAAGGTTTGAAACCCTAGGTGGCGTCGATGGTGGAGGGCTAGCCTACTCATTGTCGGTGTATTGTTCTTGGGTCGAGACATGAGTTACTTCTGGTGTTTCCGCTGGTGATGGCGGTATCAGATTGCGGTGGTGGTGGTTGCATCAGATTCCGGTGGTTGTGGTTATAGTAGATTCGACGACTCTAATGTGTGTCAGAAATTTAGAGGAAAGagggtggggtggggtggggtttttttatttattttgtattttacaaataattgtaagaaaaataaaataaatgaaaaaataattaaaaaatggtAGAATAGTCATTTCATGTCTCACAAGGGATAAAacatgcaaatttaaactaatgaGGGATGACATGTGCAATATTTAACCAAACGAGGGACGGTTcgagttaaaatttaaaaatatggaCTAAATGTGCTTTTGGACAGATGCATAAGGGACGAATGGTGTAATTTACCCAATTTGTTATTTCctgttaaaacataaaaaaattattttttcattAATTTGGGCAAAATGTTAAATAATCCAAACTgttctatttaaaaaaaacttttaagagTATATTAAAGTTTATTTCTAACAACTGTTGACAtgtatttcatttatttattttaattaaaaatcaaaataattattttatttatatcttATAATCAAGGAAACTTGGTTTGAAGAATCAAGacttaaaatgacaaaaaaaaaaaaaatcatgaataCATAGAGCAAGCACAACTCAAAACAAACTATATACTGGTTTTCCTTCAACACTGGGACGAAAGCTATATTACATGTTTGCACCATTGATGAAGCAATAAGGCAAAATAAATATGTAGCTGTTTGCGATTAAAATCCAACAATGTTTATCGATGTTCACAAATCATTTCCAAAATCAACCTATCTTTTGTGCCTATGTGTTGATAATTCTCCTAAACCCTAACTACATTGCATAGTAGCGACAGTGAAGCTCTCGAATATGCAACCTTTGAAGAAAGGTTGTATTTGAGTTGTTCAACTTTTATTTTAGAAGCAACATTTTTTCTCCAAAAGCTGTTCTACATTTTTACTTATTATAAAGTCCAAAAATAACATCTAGTAATCAGGCATTAGATGATCATTGTGAGTTATTATTATTTGGGAAACCTCCTAAAATATTATGAGTTTTAGTATTAGGTTAGGATTATTGTCATACTATTTTCTAGTCCCGTTTGTCATTCTCTCATTTGTCTATAAATGCTCCGGCCAGATAAATAAAAACTAGTGGCTGATAGAATTAAGAAATGTACACATAAATGGGAGGTTTTAGAAAGTAACTATTGTTTCAATATAACGAAAAGCTCCCCCATGCCAGATTggtatggtttgatcaaacatcTGCTTGAAACTCTTTTCATGAAAATTGTACCTTACGATCTTCCCAAGAATTTGGATCACCATGAAGAAggtttcatcttcttctccacccCTCACCACATCTAAGACTTGAATAGCGTAATGATCAGGGAACCACCGAATTGCATTCATGCGATGCACATCAAGCTTCACCATATATTTAACGAACCACCCGGAATGATGATTCAACATCTCGTACACCTTCAGTTGGAAACTGCGCTGAACCCTCTTCACCAAATGCAGACAGCCTCTTGACTCCCCAAAGTAAACGGCCTTTTCTCCTTCATGATAGCGTCCAGTAAAATCTTGTGTGTCGATAGTAAAGTATGATGGCATCGTTTGCAATTCTTCTGTGTCGAGCTTAAAGTAGGAAGGATTACCATTGGAGTGAGCCCAGTGAATCGCTTGATGCCAATAAACCCCGGAGCTGAAGGACGTATAAGAATTCGCGGAGAAAGATTGATCTGAAATCCTCCATTTCTCTGTCTCAGATGAGTAGATTTGAATCTGAAAAAGCTTCTCATCACGTCTAATATACCGAATGCAAACAAGTTTGTAGTGAGGACAATCTGTTGGATGAAATGCGAGAGCCATAAAACAGATAGTTCGACGAACATGTCCACCTCCAGGAACTGATGGAATCAGAGCGAATTGCTTAGTGGTTGGATTGAATACGTAGTATCTACAATCACGCTTGATCTTCTTGCTACAACAAAGAAGCAATCCATTACAGGATTGGATGATTTTAATACCACGAGGATCAGGATAGAAGTCGAGATTAAGAAAAGGAGGGTTTCTGTTCTCATCATCAAAAGGAACGTAGAAATCTTTAACAAACAAGCCACGAGAGatacaaccatttttataaatGAGGGTGAAACACCGGTCAGTTAAAAGGGAACGCCAGTGTTTGGATACAGATTGGAATCGACGAACAGAGGCAAGAGGCAGCCGGAGAAAGATTTCGATTAGAAGATCATCGTTGATCTGCAGTTTCTTCACTTTGGATCTGGTGATAACCATTTTGGAGTGGGTTGATACTTGATAGCCTTGAAGAAGATATGTATTTAAGGTGTGTTTTCATGGTGAAAGGTTGCAAAGGAAGCTGATATATAGTAAACAGAAAATCAGATTTCAACGGAAGCTTTCCCAAGATTTTCTATATGACTTGAATTTGTCAAAAAATACAACCCCACTCAAAATATAATGTAGAAAATAGTGGAACATTAATCATCAATTTTTTTTCCTAATCACATCCTTCAAAAAAAATATGTAGTGTGAGGGCTTTGTAACAACTGGAATCTCTTAAAGTTTTGCAATCATAGATAAGACATGACCTTACTAACAATCCTTATATGGTATCACTATTTTTATTGTCATTCTTCATTTTTTACCATTAGGGGACTAATTTCTTTCTCGATGAAAACTAATTAATCCTATTATTCCCTTACAATTATTGATATATGAATCCATAATGAATTCACATTCATGGCAGATTTTGTGATGGACTTGAATTTACAACATTACAAAGATGTAATTATATGAAAAAAGTGTGAATCTGGCAAGGAGCATGCTAGTTCTGCATTACTTCGTGAGGGAGGAGGGAGTCATTCCCTCCCAACCTATTGAATCCAATGtcacatcatttttttttttcttcatctttGTTAACCCACAACACACGGAAACCCTATCTTTTTGAACCTACTCAAcccattcaattaaaaaaaatacaaaacaatcaaaggtaaaatcttaattagcaatagagttaTCGGCGGTACCACTCTCGCTTCAACGGGTTGGTTAATTGGTTTCACTAACCCACTTCACCATCTTTCTCTactttatttctctcattttctcttctaccatgtgttttaaaacttgtaacttagttgttttgtatttttttaattgagtgagTTGAATGGGTTGAGAAAGACAAGATTTCCGTGTGTTATGggttggaaaagatgaagaaaaaaaagACAAAAGTTAATGTGACAGTGGATTCAGTGGGTTGGAAGGgaacgactccctcctccctGAGGGAACCTTTCTAGGAGATGAGTGATGATTACAAATGATCCTTTGATTCTAGGAATATATTTCTCGAAGGTGTACTACTCttattatattgttgttattaaGCAAATATAACTCCACAAACTCTTGTTTTTGAACTTGTAGATGTAAGTTGTCGTTTTAGAGTTATAGCTAGTATAGGTGATGAAGGGGTTGGAATATGGACAAGTGCTTGTACCGGGTAGTAGCTATAATTTTTGTTGAAGGGGTTGGACTATGGACAAGTGCTTGTAACGGATAGTAGCTATAATTTTTTGTTGAATGTGTAGTggatattttttatattaatactccctccgtcccgaAATAatagtccacagacaaaaaacacatatATTAAGGAAAAAGTAATTATGAGCAACTTTATTGaataaaatgacaaatttacccTTTCATCTAAAACTTGGAGCCAATTTTTTCCCACCAATTTCCTTTCACTTTTTAGTTAAAACATTCAGCAAAATTTATTCCCTCCATTTTTTTCATCATAAATTGTTAAACAAAATTATTCCCACTAATTTTGGAGCCAAGtatttttattgaaaataaacaTGGAGCCAATTTATGGATTAGTTTGATTTCAAGATACGTATCTTTTTAAACAGAGAATCCATCCAACCTTATCTATTTCTTTCTatgtctctctttctctctcaacaAATACTCCACCACCGTATCTTTCTCTATGTCTCTAAAAGTGaacaatcaatttttttttttggtttagatATGCCTTTATTATTGCTCATGTCAATCGTTCCATCCTCAGGCCACCCCTCCACAGTTCGTCGTTAGCCGTCTTCTCCCTTGTGAAGCCGCCGGAGCCGCCGACCGGATATCACCGCAACCCACAACAACATCGGAGAGCCTCGACCAGACAGCTAAGGTTTGTGTTTGTTCATGTTGTCTACACTCGATTTTCTTTTTCCTGCTATCTGCTTTCATTCTTCTTCTATTTTTCATCCACAAGTTCCCAATCC encodes:
- the LOC111901785 gene encoding F-box protein At5g07610 — its product is MVITRSKVKKLQINDDLLIEIFLRLPLASVRRFQSVSKHWRSLLTDRCFTLIYKNGCISRGLFVKDFYVPFDDENRNPPFLNLDFYPDPRGIKIIQSCNGLLLCCSKKIKRDCRYYVFNPTTKQFALIPSVPGGGHVRRTICFMALAFHPTDCPHYKLVCIRYIRRDEKLFQIQIYSSETEKWRISDQSFSANSYTSFSSGVYWHQAIHWAHSNGNPSYFKLDTEELQTMPSYFTIDTQDFTGRYHEGEKAVYFGESRGCLHLVKRVQRSFQLKVYEMLNHHSGWFVKYMVKLDVHRMNAIRWFPDHYAIQVLDVVRGGEEDETFFMVIQILGKIVRYNFHEKSFKQMFDQTIPIWHGGAFRYIETIVTF